A single window of Vibrio stylophorae DNA harbors:
- the aceE gene encoding pyruvate dehydrogenase (acetyl-transferring), homodimeric type, protein MSEVMKNDVDALETQEWLEALASVVREEGVERAQFLLEQVLDKARLDGVDMPTGITTNYLNTIPVNQEPAYPGDLDLERRIRAIIRWNAVMIVLRASKKDLELGGHMASFQSSAAFYETCFNHFFRAANEVDGGDLVYYQGHISPGIYARAFVEGRLTEDQLDNFRQEVDGKGIPSYPHPKLMPEFWQFPTVSMGLGPISAIYQARFLKYLNGRGLKDTTAQRVYAFLGDGEMDEPESRGAISFAAREKLDNLCFLINCNLQRLDGPVMGNGKIIQELEGLFKGAGWNVVKVIWGNNWDSLLAKDTSGKLLQLMNETVDGDYQTFKSKDGAYVREHFFGKYPETAALVANMTDDEIFALKRGGHDSSKLYAAFKNAQETQGKPTVILAKTVKGYGMGDAAEGKNIAHQVKKMDMTHVLHLRDRLGLQDLISDDEVKALPYLKLEEGSKEHAYLHARREALHGYTPKRLPKFTGEFQVPGLDEFQPLLDEQKREISSTMAFVRALNILLKDKQIGQNIVPIIADEARTFGMEGLFRQIGIYNPHGQNYTPQDRDIVSYYKEATSGQVLQEGINELGAMSSWVAAATSYSTNNLPMIPFYIYYSMFGFQRVGDMAWMAGDQQARGFLLGATAGRTTLNGEGLQHEDGHSHILASTVPNCISYDPTFAYEVAVIMQDGIRRMYGDQENVFYYLTLMNENYAMPAMPEGAEEGIRKGIYKLETYTGDKAKVQLLSSGTIMNEVRKAAQILSDDYGVASDVFSVTSFNELTRDGQAAERYNMLHPEAQVQVPFITQVLGDAPAIAATDYIKNYAEQVRAYVPAESYKVLGTDGFGRSDSRDNLRRHFEVNASYVVVAALSELAKRGDIEKSVVAEAIAKFNIDTEKTNPLHA, encoded by the coding sequence ATGTCTGAAGTCATGAAAAATGACGTGGATGCGTTAGAGACCCAAGAGTGGCTTGAAGCCTTGGCCTCCGTTGTCCGTGAAGAAGGTGTCGAACGCGCCCAATTCCTCCTTGAGCAAGTCCTCGACAAAGCTCGCCTTGATGGTGTGGATATGCCAACTGGCATCACCACAAATTACCTCAATACCATTCCTGTAAATCAGGAGCCTGCGTATCCGGGTGATCTAGATCTTGAGCGTCGTATTCGCGCAATCATCCGCTGGAACGCCGTGATGATCGTGCTGCGCGCATCGAAAAAAGATTTGGAATTGGGCGGCCATATGGCGTCATTCCAATCTTCAGCAGCCTTCTATGAAACCTGTTTCAACCACTTCTTCCGCGCGGCAAACGAGGTTGATGGTGGTGACTTGGTGTACTATCAAGGTCATATTTCTCCAGGGATCTACGCACGCGCCTTTGTTGAAGGTCGCTTGACTGAAGATCAATTGGATAACTTCCGTCAAGAAGTGGATGGTAAAGGGATTCCTTCATACCCACACCCTAAATTGATGCCTGAATTTTGGCAGTTCCCAACTGTTTCTATGGGTCTTGGTCCAATCTCAGCAATCTATCAAGCACGTTTCTTGAAATATCTGAATGGCCGTGGTCTGAAAGACACCACAGCACAGCGCGTTTACGCCTTCCTTGGCGATGGCGAAATGGATGAGCCAGAATCACGCGGCGCGATCTCTTTTGCTGCGCGTGAAAAGCTCGACAACCTATGCTTCCTTATCAACTGTAACCTTCAGCGCCTTGATGGCCCTGTGATGGGTAACGGTAAGATCATTCAAGAACTTGAAGGTCTATTTAAAGGTGCGGGTTGGAACGTAGTGAAAGTGATCTGGGGTAACAACTGGGATTCACTACTTGCCAAAGATACTTCAGGCAAATTGCTTCAGCTGATGAATGAAACTGTTGATGGCGATTATCAAACCTTTAAGTCTAAAGATGGCGCTTATGTTCGTGAGCACTTCTTTGGTAAATACCCTGAAACAGCAGCCTTGGTTGCCAATATGACTGATGATGAGATCTTCGCGCTAAAACGCGGCGGTCATGATTCATCAAAACTCTATGCGGCATTTAAAAACGCACAAGAGACCCAAGGCAAACCAACTGTGATCCTTGCGAAAACAGTGAAAGGTTATGGCATGGGTGATGCAGCTGAAGGTAAGAACATTGCGCACCAAGTGAAGAAAATGGATATGACCCATGTGCTTCACCTACGTGACCGTTTGGGCTTGCAAGATCTAATCTCTGATGACGAAGTAAAAGCGTTGCCATACCTCAAACTAGAAGAGGGCTCAAAAGAGCACGCTTATCTACACGCACGTCGTGAAGCGTTGCATGGCTACACACCAAAACGTCTGCCTAAATTCACAGGTGAATTCCAAGTGCCAGGACTCGATGAGTTCCAACCACTGTTGGATGAGCAAAAACGTGAAATCTCTTCAACCATGGCATTTGTTCGTGCGTTGAATATCCTGCTGAAAGACAAGCAAATTGGTCAAAACATTGTGCCAATTATTGCCGATGAGGCGCGTACTTTTGGTATGGAAGGTCTGTTCCGTCAAATTGGTATCTATAACCCACACGGCCAGAACTACACCCCACAAGACCGCGATATCGTTTCTTACTACAAAGAAGCAACGTCAGGTCAGGTGCTTCAAGAAGGGATTAACGAGCTAGGTGCGATGTCATCTTGGGTTGCAGCTGCGACCTCATACAGCACCAACAACTTGCCAATGATTCCTTTCTATATCTACTACTCAATGTTTGGTTTCCAACGTGTGGGTGATATGGCGTGGATGGCAGGCGATCAGCAAGCGCGTGGCTTCCTATTGGGCGCAACTGCCGGTCGTACGACCTTGAATGGTGAAGGTCTACAGCACGAAGATGGCCACTCACATATTCTTGCAAGCACAGTACCGAACTGTATCTCTTATGATCCAACCTTCGCTTATGAAGTGGCAGTGATCATGCAAGACGGTATTCGTCGCATGTATGGTGACCAAGAGAACGTGTTCTACTACCTCACCTTGATGAACGAAAACTACGCGATGCCAGCAATGCCAGAAGGTGCAGAAGAGGGTATTCGTAAAGGTATCTATAAACTAGAAACCTACACCGGTGACAAAGCGAAAGTACAGCTATTGAGCTCTGGTACCATCATGAATGAAGTGCGCAAAGCGGCGCAAATCCTGAGTGATGATTACGGTGTTGCATCTGACGTATTCTCAGTGACTTCGTTCAACGAATTGACTCGCGATGGTCAAGCAGCAGAGCGCTACAACATGCTGCATCCAGAAGCGCAAGTGCAAGTGCCATTTATCACGCAAGTACTGGGTGATGCACCAGCGATTGCTGCAACTGACTACATCAAGAACTATGCTGAGCAAGTGCGCGCTTATGTACCTGCTGAGTCTTATAAAGTACTGGGTACTGATGGCTTTGGTCGTTCAGACAGCCGTGACAATCTACGCCGTCACTTTGAAGTGAATGCAAGCTATGTGGTTGTTGCAGCACTTTCTGAACTTGCAAAACGTGGTGATATTGAGAAATCAGTGGTGGCTGAAGCGATCGCTAAATTCAATATCGATACAGAAAAAACTAATCCGCTTCACGCGTAA
- the lpdA gene encoding dihydrolipoyl dehydrogenase, with protein MSKQINAQVVVLGAGPAGYSAAFRCADLGLETVLVERYSSLGGVCLNVGCIPSKALLHVAKVIEEAKALAEHGIVFGEPQTDIDKIRLWKEKVISQLTGGLGGMAKMRKVTVVEGFGKFTGANTIEVEGADETTTVTFDNAIIAAGSRPIKLPFIPHEDPRIWDSTDALELKEVPGKLLIMGGGIIGLEMGTVYHALGSQIDVVEMFDQVIPAADKDIVKVYTKRIQNKFNLMLETKVTAVEAKEDGIYVSMEGKKAPAQAERYDAVLVAIGRVPNGQLIDAQKAGVEVDDRGFIHVDKQMRTNVPHIFAIGDIVGQPMLAHKGVHEGHVAAEVISGKKHYFDPKVIPSIAYTEPEVAWVGKTEKEAKAEGISYEVATFPWAASGRAIASDCSDGMTKLIFDKETHRVIGGAIVGTNGGELLGEIGLAIEMGCDAEDIALTIHAHPTLHESVGLAAEVFEGSITDLPNAKAVKKK; from the coding sequence ATGAGTAAACAAATTAATGCTCAAGTAGTCGTATTAGGTGCAGGTCCTGCGGGTTACTCAGCCGCATTCCGTTGTGCCGATTTGGGTTTAGAAACCGTTTTAGTTGAGCGTTACTCAAGCTTGGGTGGCGTGTGTTTGAATGTCGGCTGTATTCCATCTAAAGCATTGCTTCACGTTGCAAAAGTGATTGAAGAAGCAAAAGCCTTGGCTGAGCACGGCATTGTTTTTGGTGAGCCACAAACCGATATCGATAAAATTCGCCTTTGGAAAGAGAAGGTGATCAGCCAGTTGACTGGTGGTTTGGGTGGTATGGCCAAAATGCGTAAAGTGACCGTGGTTGAAGGCTTCGGTAAATTTACGGGTGCCAACACTATTGAGGTGGAAGGCGCGGATGAAACCACAACGGTTACTTTTGATAATGCGATCATCGCTGCGGGCTCACGCCCAATCAAATTGCCATTTATTCCACATGAAGACCCACGTATTTGGGACTCAACTGACGCGCTTGAACTAAAAGAAGTACCAGGAAAACTGCTGATCATGGGCGGCGGTATTATCGGCCTAGAAATGGGTACGGTTTACCACGCGCTAGGTTCACAGATTGATGTGGTTGAGATGTTTGACCAAGTGATTCCTGCGGCTGATAAAGATATCGTTAAGGTGTACACCAAGCGTATTCAGAACAAGTTTAACTTGATGCTGGAAACCAAGGTGACTGCGGTTGAAGCCAAGGAAGATGGTATCTATGTCTCGATGGAAGGCAAAAAAGCGCCAGCACAAGCTGAGCGTTATGATGCCGTCTTGGTTGCTATCGGTCGTGTGCCAAATGGCCAATTGATCGACGCACAAAAAGCAGGCGTTGAAGTTGATGATCGCGGCTTTATCCACGTGGATAAGCAAATGCGCACCAACGTGCCGCACATTTTTGCAATTGGTGACATCGTTGGTCAGCCAATGTTGGCGCACAAAGGTGTGCACGAAGGCCACGTTGCTGCAGAAGTGATCTCAGGTAAGAAACACTATTTCGATCCAAAAGTGATCCCTTCAATTGCATACACTGAGCCAGAAGTGGCTTGGGTTGGTAAGACTGAAAAAGAAGCCAAAGCCGAAGGTATCAGCTACGAAGTGGCAACCTTCCCATGGGCTGCTTCAGGTCGCGCTATTGCATCAGATTGTTCTGACGGTATGACCAAGCTGATCTTTGATAAAGAAACACACCGCGTGATCGGTGGTGCCATTGTGGGTACCAACGGTGGTGAGTTGCTTGGTGAAATCGGTTTGGCCATTGAGATGGGTTGCGATGCAGAAGATATCGCATTGACCATCCATGCGCACCCAACCTTGCATGAGTCGGTTGGCCTTGCTGCAGAAGTGTTTGAAGGGTCGATTACCGACTTGCCAAATGCCAAAGCGGTGAAGAAGAAATAA
- the aceF gene encoding pyruvate dehydrogenase complex dihydrolipoyllysine-residue acetyltransferase: MTIEIHVPDIGADEVEVTEILVSVGDTVEEDQSLITVEGDKASMEVPASQAGVVKEIKVAEGDKVSTGSLIMIFEAQGAAQAAPVEAAAAPAAAPAPAAASEMKEVFVPDIGGDEVEVTEIMVAIGDSITEEQSLITVEGDKASMEVPAPFAGVLKELKVAAGDKVSTGSLIMVFEVAGSGAAPVAAAPAAEVSAAPAAAADQDVNVPDIGGDEVEVTEIMVAVGDMVEEEQSLITVEGDKASMEVPAPFAGKVKAIKVAAGDKVSTGSLIMVFEVAGSAPVAVAAPVAASSAPAASAPAAKAESAKAAPASSSEFVENNEYAHASPVVRRLAREFGVNLAKVKGSGRKSRILKEDVQNYVKEALKRLESGAGAGKGDGSALGLLPWPKVDFSKFGETSIQPLSKIKKISGANLHRNWVMIPHVTQWDNADITELEVFRKDQNALEAKKQSGLKITPLVFILKAAAKALEAFPAFNSSLSEDGESLILKHYVNIGIAVDTPNGLVVPVVKDVNKKGIVELSEELMEISKKARAGKLTAADMQGGCFTISSLGGIGGTAFTPIVNAPDVGILGVSKSEMKPVWNGKEFEPRLTLPLSLSYDHRVIDGAEGARFITFISGVLSDIRRLVL; this comes from the coding sequence ATGACCATCGAAATTCATGTACCCGATATCGGTGCCGATGAGGTTGAAGTGACCGAAATCCTTGTCAGCGTTGGCGATACCGTTGAAGAAGATCAATCACTGATTACCGTAGAGGGCGATAAAGCATCTATGGAAGTCCCTGCATCGCAAGCTGGTGTAGTGAAAGAAATTAAAGTCGCAGAAGGCGATAAAGTTTCAACAGGCTCACTGATTATGATTTTTGAAGCCCAAGGTGCAGCGCAAGCTGCACCAGTTGAAGCTGCCGCGGCGCCAGCAGCTGCACCAGCGCCTGCTGCCGCAAGCGAAATGAAAGAAGTATTTGTGCCAGATATCGGTGGCGATGAAGTTGAAGTGACCGAAATCATGGTTGCGATTGGCGATAGCATCACGGAAGAGCAATCTCTTATTACCGTTGAAGGCGACAAGGCCTCAATGGAAGTACCCGCACCTTTTGCCGGTGTACTGAAAGAGCTGAAAGTAGCTGCGGGTGATAAAGTGTCAACCGGTTCATTGATCATGGTCTTTGAAGTCGCGGGCTCAGGCGCGGCGCCAGTTGCTGCGGCACCTGCTGCAGAAGTATCAGCTGCACCAGCAGCCGCTGCCGATCAAGACGTCAATGTGCCAGATATCGGTGGCGATGAAGTTGAAGTAACTGAAATCATGGTTGCTGTTGGCGATATGGTGGAAGAAGAGCAATCTTTGATCACCGTTGAAGGCGACAAAGCGTCCATGGAAGTTCCTGCACCATTTGCTGGTAAAGTAAAAGCCATCAAAGTTGCTGCGGGTGACAAGGTGTCTACCGGCTCACTGATTATGGTCTTTGAAGTCGCGGGCAGTGCACCTGTTGCTGTGGCTGCGCCAGTTGCAGCATCTTCGGCACCTGCGGCGTCAGCGCCTGCTGCGAAAGCAGAAAGCGCAAAAGCGGCACCTGCAAGCAGCAGTGAGTTTGTTGAGAACAACGAATATGCCCATGCATCACCTGTGGTTCGTCGTTTAGCGCGTGAATTTGGTGTCAACCTTGCCAAAGTAAAAGGCAGTGGTCGTAAGAGCCGAATTCTAAAAGAAGACGTGCAAAACTACGTGAAAGAAGCACTGAAACGTCTAGAATCTGGCGCCGGTGCCGGCAAAGGCGATGGCAGTGCATTGGGTCTGTTGCCATGGCCAAAAGTTGATTTCAGCAAGTTTGGTGAAACTAGCATTCAGCCACTTTCGAAGATCAAAAAGATCTCTGGTGCCAACCTGCATCGTAACTGGGTGATGATTCCACATGTAACTCAGTGGGATAATGCCGATATCACAGAGCTTGAAGTATTCCGTAAAGATCAAAATGCCCTTGAAGCGAAGAAACAGTCAGGCTTGAAGATCACCCCATTGGTGTTCATCTTGAAAGCTGCTGCTAAAGCGCTTGAAGCATTCCCTGCCTTTAACTCGTCATTGTCTGAAGACGGTGAAAGCTTGATCCTCAAGCACTATGTGAACATCGGTATCGCGGTAGATACACCAAATGGCTTGGTGGTTCCTGTGGTGAAAGATGTGAACAAAAAAGGCATCGTTGAGCTATCTGAAGAGCTAATGGAAATCTCCAAAAAAGCGCGTGCAGGTAAATTGACTGCAGCAGATATGCAAGGCGGCTGTTTCACCATCTCAAGCCTAGGTGGTATTGGTGGTACTGCGTTTACACCAATTGTGAATGCACCTGATGTTGGTATTTTGGGTGTTTCTAAATCTGAGATGAAACCGGTTTGGAACGGTAAAGAGTTTGAGCCTCGCTTGACCCTACCGCTTTCACTATCCTATGACCACCGTGTGATTGACGGCGCAGAAGGCGCACGCTTTATCACCTTTATTAGCGGTGTGTTGTCTGATATTCGCCGTCTCGTCCTATAA
- the pdhR gene encoding pyruvate dehydrogenase complex transcriptional repressor PdhR, translated as MSHVPIRAPKLADMIATELERLILEGHFAAGAQLPPERELAKQFDVSRPSLREAILKLEAKGLLSRKQGGGTFVTHTLWPDFSQPLATLMATYPEAPFDLLESRHALESVSAYYAALRGTEEDFEHIQHAQQAIENAQKKGQQEQEASAVVRYLNAVVEATHNVVLLHVVRALSPLLEQNILQNFGLLYRRVEVIEKVSEHRAMVVDAILSRQPEKARDAAHAHLAYLEETLLQLSREELRRERALRRIATTR; from the coding sequence ATGAGCCATGTGCCGATTCGAGCACCAAAACTGGCCGATATGATCGCCACAGAGCTTGAGCGCCTCATTCTAGAAGGTCACTTCGCTGCGGGTGCGCAGTTGCCACCTGAGCGAGAGTTAGCTAAGCAATTTGATGTATCTCGTCCCTCCTTGCGTGAAGCCATTTTAAAGTTAGAAGCAAAAGGCCTTTTGAGCCGAAAACAGGGCGGCGGCACCTTTGTGACCCATACTCTGTGGCCTGATTTTAGTCAGCCCCTTGCGACTTTAATGGCCACTTATCCTGAAGCCCCATTTGATTTACTTGAGTCTCGCCATGCACTAGAAAGTGTGAGTGCTTACTACGCAGCACTGCGCGGGACAGAAGAAGATTTTGAACATATTCAGCATGCCCAACAGGCGATTGAGAACGCACAGAAAAAAGGCCAACAAGAACAAGAAGCAAGTGCTGTGGTGCGTTATCTCAATGCAGTGGTTGAAGCCACCCATAATGTGGTGTTGTTGCATGTGGTTCGCGCTCTTTCACCCCTGTTAGAGCAAAACATATTACAAAACTTTGGCCTGCTTTATCGCCGTGTAGAGGTGATAGAAAAAGTCAGTGAACATCGAGCAATGGTTGTGGACGCAATTTTATCGCGTCAGCCTGAAAAGGCCCGTGATGCGGCCCATGCCCATCTTGCTTATCTAGAAGAGACCTTGTTGCAATTAAGTCGAGAGGAGCTGCGTCGTGAACGCGCACTTCGACGTATTGCAACGACGAGATGA
- the nadC gene encoding carboxylating nicotinate-nucleotide diphosphorylase, whose amino-acid sequence MTFREKNHDSQARLQYLKSQLPEEVRRTVRESLLEDLGGELDQNRDVTACLIAPETQATATLITREPGIFCGQMWADEVFAQLGHQVTMTWHVQDGESVTPNQVLCTLQGNARAMLTGERNAMNFIQTLSGCATQVARYVERLNGTQTKLLDTRKTVPGLRSALKYAVSCGGGFNHRIGVFDAFLIKENHIMACGSIDKAVAQAKIIAPQKPVEVEVENLEELQQAIDAGADIVMLDNFSEAQMRDAVEINQGRVALEVSGNVTLDTIARFAATGVDYISVGALTKHVRAMDLSMRMQSA is encoded by the coding sequence ATGACCTTTCGAGAAAAAAATCACGATAGCCAAGCCCGTCTGCAGTATTTGAAAAGCCAATTGCCAGAGGAAGTACGGCGCACCGTACGCGAATCGCTGCTTGAGGATCTCGGAGGTGAATTAGATCAAAACCGCGATGTCACCGCCTGCCTTATCGCGCCAGAAACGCAAGCCACTGCCACCCTCATTACCCGCGAACCCGGTATTTTTTGCGGCCAAATGTGGGCAGATGAAGTATTCGCGCAGCTCGGACATCAAGTCACCATGACTTGGCATGTGCAAGATGGTGAAAGTGTGACGCCCAATCAAGTGCTATGCACCTTGCAAGGCAATGCGCGCGCCATGCTCACTGGTGAACGTAATGCCATGAACTTTATTCAAACGCTTTCTGGCTGTGCCACCCAAGTTGCGCGTTATGTTGAGCGCTTAAATGGCACTCAGACCAAACTACTAGATACGCGAAAAACAGTACCCGGTCTTCGCAGCGCGCTAAAATATGCGGTGAGCTGTGGCGGCGGTTTTAATCATCGCATTGGTGTCTTTGATGCTTTTTTGATCAAAGAAAACCACATAATGGCTTGTGGCTCTATCGACAAAGCCGTGGCGCAAGCCAAAATCATCGCACCGCAAAAACCGGTAGAAGTGGAAGTAGAAAACCTTGAAGAGCTTCAACAAGCTATTGATGCTGGCGCGGACATTGTGATGCTGGATAATTTCAGTGAAGCGCAAATGCGCGATGCGGTAGAGATTAACCAAGGGCGTGTCGCACTCGAGGTTTCAGGCAATGTCACTTTAGACACCATTGCTCGCTTTGCCGCCACTGGCGTGGATTACATCTCAGTGGGCGCACTGACCAAACATGTACGCGCCATGGATCTTTCCATGCGCATGCAAAGCGCTTAA
- a CDS encoding pilin translates to MKKMQKGFTLIELMIVVAVIGVLAAIAVPQYQDYMKKGAIGSAIATAGAVKNEVEESLAFDSSFPASTNVKFDLGTIAVKGADTGIGTIEVTMTKTSAKNAIITLSRDVDGAWTCSHSLIADGVKVAGCEGAATPAP, encoded by the coding sequence ATGAAAAAAATGCAAAAGGGTTTTACCCTCATCGAATTGATGATCGTAGTTGCAGTAATCGGTGTTCTAGCAGCAATTGCAGTTCCCCAATATCAAGACTACATGAAAAAAGGTGCGATTGGTTCTGCCATTGCAACTGCAGGCGCTGTTAAGAATGAAGTTGAAGAATCACTTGCATTTGATAGCTCTTTCCCTGCATCAACCAACGTGAAATTTGACCTAGGCACAATTGCTGTAAAAGGCGCTGACACTGGAATTGGTACCATCGAAGTCACGATGACAAAAACATCCGCTAAAAACGCGATCATCACTTTATCTCGTGATGTTGATGGCGCTTGGACATGTTCACACTCTCTCATCGCTGACGGCGTGAAAGTTGCTGGCTGTGAAGGCGCTGCAACCCCAGCTCCATAA
- the pilB gene encoding type IV-A pilus assembly ATPase PilB produces the protein MPSTKLATILRQADLITLAQQQEVIKQVGQSQRTVPSVLIANEMLDSSELATRLEKIFGLKLVNIDDYPFETLQRQLGLKELIQSHCALPLRIANNRLYLGLADPTNIEALDEFRFATGLQTQTLLVEQLQLEEAITKLFGRSGPIETPEIAEVSDSELSAIAVADEQNITNTGTSDISGDDAPVTRFINRILIDAINKGVSDIHFEPYEKVYRVRYRLDGILVETASPPTSLSQRISTRIKVMSRLDISERRKPQDGRIKLKISENTSIDMRVSTLPTLWGEKVVLRLLSNDDASLDINMLGYSEEQKNDYLQSLKQPQGMILITGPTGSGKTVSLYTGLNILNTPERNIATAEDPVEINLVGVNQVQINPKAGLGFAEALKSFLRQDPDIVMVGEIRDFETAEIAIKAAQTGHLVLSTLHTNSAAETLTRLANMGVAGFNIASSMSLIIAQRLARRLCKHCKQPAKLTPTQMVQLGFTPEESRNGADIYQQNEDGCDKCSKGYKGRTGVYEVMKFSPLLARAVIENRSSDVIEKVAMKEGMRTLRQSGLSLILQGITSVQEIERVIR, from the coding sequence ATGCCATCAACAAAACTCGCGACCATTCTTCGCCAAGCTGATTTGATTACCCTTGCGCAGCAACAAGAAGTGATAAAGCAAGTAGGCCAATCACAACGCACCGTACCAAGTGTACTCATTGCCAATGAAATGTTAGATAGTAGTGAGCTTGCCACACGTCTCGAGAAAATTTTTGGCCTCAAATTAGTCAATATTGATGATTATCCCTTTGAAACATTGCAACGTCAGCTTGGTTTAAAAGAGCTGATTCAATCACATTGCGCCTTGCCACTCCGTATTGCCAATAATCGTCTTTATCTAGGCTTAGCTGATCCCACCAACATTGAAGCTTTGGATGAGTTTCGTTTTGCAACCGGCCTGCAAACCCAAACTCTTCTAGTTGAACAGCTGCAGCTTGAAGAAGCCATTACTAAACTTTTTGGCCGTTCTGGCCCCATTGAAACCCCTGAAATAGCAGAAGTCAGCGACAGTGAGCTATCAGCTATTGCTGTTGCTGATGAACAAAACATCACCAATACAGGTACATCTGACATCAGTGGTGATGACGCGCCAGTAACACGCTTTATTAACCGTATTTTAATTGATGCGATTAATAAAGGCGTTTCCGATATTCACTTTGAGCCCTATGAAAAAGTGTATCGAGTGCGATACCGTCTCGATGGTATTTTGGTGGAAACGGCTTCACCACCAACCTCGCTCAGCCAACGTATTTCAACTCGAATCAAGGTAATGTCACGCTTAGATATCTCAGAGCGTCGTAAACCGCAAGATGGCCGTATTAAGCTAAAAATTTCTGAAAACACCTCCATCGATATGCGTGTTTCGACTCTGCCTACACTTTGGGGCGAAAAAGTAGTGCTTCGCTTGCTCAGCAACGATGATGCATCACTAGACATCAACATGCTTGGTTATAGCGAAGAGCAGAAAAACGATTACCTTCAATCTCTTAAGCAACCTCAAGGGATGATTTTGATTACCGGCCCAACAGGTAGTGGTAAAACCGTTTCTCTTTATACTGGCCTAAATATTCTAAATACTCCTGAGCGTAATATTGCAACTGCTGAAGACCCAGTGGAAATCAACTTAGTTGGCGTCAATCAGGTACAGATCAACCCCAAAGCTGGCCTTGGTTTTGCTGAAGCGCTGAAATCATTCCTACGTCAAGATCCAGATATCGTGATGGTGGGGGAAATTCGAGACTTCGAAACGGCTGAAATTGCGATTAAAGCGGCACAAACTGGACACTTGGTATTATCAACCCTGCATACCAACTCGGCAGCCGAAACTCTCACTCGCTTGGCCAATATGGGGGTGGCAGGCTTTAATATTGCCTCATCCATGTCGCTCATTATCGCACAGCGACTGGCGCGCCGATTATGCAAGCATTGTAAACAACCCGCCAAGCTGACCCCAACACAAATGGTTCAACTTGGGTTTACACCCGAAGAATCTCGTAATGGCGCCGATATTTATCAACAAAATGAAGATGGTTGTGACAAATGCTCCAAAGGTTATAAAGGCCGTACCGGTGTTTATGAGGTGATGAAATTTTCACCTCTACTTGCGCGAGCCGTCATTGAAAACCGTTCCAGCGATGTGATTGAAAAAGTGGCGATGAAAGAAGGGATGAGAACCTTACGTCAATCTGGTCTTTCGCTCATTTTACAGGGAATTACCAGTGTCCAGGAAATTGAACGTGTAATTCGCTAA
- the ampD gene encoding 1,6-anhydro-N-acetylmuramyl-L-alanine amidase AmpD, producing the protein MFTISSQHWVNQAKQLPSPYFNQRPVGTAISLLVIHNISLPPAQFGTGYIADLFLGQLDCDAHPYFHYLRGLEVSAHCVISRTGELLQFVPFDKRAWHAGASSFAGVTNCNDYAIGIELEGTDTQPYTEAQYQTLAMLTQALQQHYPQISDNRITGHQFIAPLRKSDPGLSFDWSRYFRDIKS; encoded by the coding sequence ATGTTTACTATCTCTTCGCAGCATTGGGTCAACCAAGCCAAGCAATTGCCATCGCCTTATTTTAATCAGCGCCCAGTAGGGACAGCGATCAGTTTATTGGTGATCCACAACATCAGTTTGCCGCCAGCACAATTTGGCACAGGCTATATTGCCGATCTGTTTTTGGGACAACTCGATTGTGATGCCCACCCTTATTTTCATTATTTACGTGGCTTAGAAGTGTCAGCGCATTGTGTGATTTCACGAACGGGTGAGCTATTGCAGTTTGTGCCCTTTGATAAACGGGCATGGCATGCAGGCGCATCAAGCTTTGCAGGGGTCACCAATTGCAATGACTACGCCATTGGCATTGAATTGGAAGGGACAGATACCCAGCCTTATACCGAAGCTCAATATCAAACATTGGCGATGCTCACTCAAGCGTTGCAGCAGCATTATCCTCAAATCAGCGATAATCGAATTACGGGACATCAATTTATAGCGCCGCTGCGTAAAAGCGATCCGGGGCTCAGTTTTGACTGGTCTCGTTATTTCCGCGATATAAAGTCATAG